The Candidatus Saccharibacteria bacterium RAAC3_TM7_1 nucleotide sequence ATAGAAATTACTTAAATTCCTTTTATTTGCTAAACTAACTATATGGTCATTCTCTATTTAACTTGCGCCGACAACGAAGAGGCTCTTAAAATTAGTAACGCTTTACTGGAGGCAAAGTTAATTGTTTGCGCGCGACGCTCACCCGTAAGCTCATCATACTGGTGGGATGGGAAGATAAATCATGATGATGAGATCCTTCTTATGATGGAAGGTACTGAAGAGAAATTTGATGAGATAGAAAAAGTAGTCACAAATCTACACAGTTACGATGAGTATGTATTGACTATGATTCCAAATGTACAAACCACACCTGGTGTTCACCAATGGCTAAAAGAAACTCTCGCTTAGTTCGGTTCTAATTTCATACAATACGCCGTACCAGATTGTAAACTGCACAATCAATAGCTTGTTTTTGCAGGCTGTTTATTTTATTACCTCTTGTTATGCTATAGTGGAACCACAAGCCTTAAGCGAGGGAGACAGTACGTGGAAGAAGATAAGCAGACAACCGAAGTCCGTAAAACCAATGAGCGAGTCGGCAACACGACCGTACAGCGACAAAGTATCGAACAAAAAACAGCCGTTTCTGGTGTCGTGATTGCCCAGCGGGTCATCTACTACGTCGGTGGCGTCATCGTTGCACTCATTCTGGTGCGCTTGCTACTCCAGCTGCTAGGCGCCAACCAAGAAAGTGACTTCGTCAGTTTTATCTACGGCCTAAGCGGCGTCTTTGTCGCCCCATTCTTTGGTATCTTCGGTGAACCAACCTTTGGCACTTCCCACTTCGAGACATCAGCAGTTGTCGCGATTGTTATCTATGCCTTGCTCACTGTTGGTATTGCAAAGCTCATTACGCTCACGCGGCCTCACGAAGAAGTCTAATCAAAGCAAATTTATAAAATCATCTCCCAAGTCGCGGGAGATGCTTTTTATATAAACTATTTACAAATAATTATTCTTATGTTAGAATTAAACTAATAGTTCCCGCGTATCTCTAACGAAATATA carries:
- a CDS encoding hypothetical protein (RAAC3_TM7_1_119); the protein is MVILYLTCADNEEALKISNALLEAKLIVCARRSPVSSSYWWDGKINHDDEILLMMEGTEEKFDEIEKVVTNLHSYDEYVLTMIPNVQTTPGVHQWLKETLA
- a CDS encoding Membrane protein involved in colicin uptake (RAAC3_TM7_1_120) — encoded protein: MEEDKQTTEVRKTNERVGNTTVQRQSIEQKTAVSGVVIAQRVIYYVGGVIVALILVRLLLQLLGANQESDFVSFIYGLSGVFVAPFFGIFGEPTFGTSHFETSAVVAIVIYALLTVGIAKLITLTRPHEEV